A single region of the Macrobrachium rosenbergii isolate ZJJX-2024 chromosome 5, ASM4041242v1, whole genome shotgun sequence genome encodes:
- the LOC136839034 gene encoding uncharacterized protein: MDGVMQEVEEHEKVIVGADLNGHVGCENEAIGRVHGGHGIGERNPEGENVVDFAVALDMAIILERMIDARLREEVEIGKEQMGFMKERGTTDGILCLRQLMEKFGEKQRDLHIVFIDLEKAYDQVPRQEVWRSLRERMVPEKYMRLIQEIIYVYTNDGGDRESIQLGGEQIKRVENFKYLGSFVNARGRMEEEVKHRVQAGWNNWRAASGVLCDKRVPLRSKEKFHKTVVRTAMMYGTETASLRKTEEKKIDVAEMRMLRWMAGVTREDRIRNDYIRGSTKVVEISKKVQEGRLRWYGYLLRRDEDHVGRHTMGMEVQGRRRGRPRKRWKDCVRGDLCEKGIDEAEAQDRNRWKWLI, translated from the exons ATGGATGGAGTAATGCAAGAAGTGGAAGAACATGAGAAGGTGATAGTGGGGGCAGATTTGAATGGCCATGTTGGATGTGAAAATGAGGCGATTGGTCGGGTGCATGGGGGCCATGGAATTGGGGAGAGAAACCCAGAAGGGGAGAATGTAGTGGACTTTGCTGTGGCACTCGACATGGCAATA ATACTGGAAAGGATGATAGATGCCAGACTAagggaagaagtagaaataggtaaagagcagatgggatttatgaaggaaagaggaacaacagatgGTATACTTTGTCTGAGACAACTAATGGAGAAATTCGGGGAAAAACAAAGGGACCTACATATAGTAttcattgaccttgaaaaggcttatgaccaAGTCCCCAGACAAGAGGTATGGAGGAGCCTGAGGGAGAGGATGGTGCCAGAGAAGTACATGCGATTGATACAGGAGAT aatatatgtgtacACCAATGATGGGGGTGATAGGGAAAGTATTCAGCTTGGGGGAGAACAAATAAAGAGagttgaaaattttaagtatttgggaTCCTTTGTTAATGCTCGAGGACGtatggaagaagaagtaaaacatcGGGTACAGGCAGGCTGGAACAACTGGAGAGCGGCCTCCGgagttctttgtgacaaaagagtaccgctgaggtcaaaagaaaaatttcataagacagtggtaagaacagcaatgatgtatggcacggaaacagcaagcttgagaaagacagaggagaagaagatagatgtggcagaaatgagaatgcttaggTGGATGGCTGGGGTGACGAGAGAGGATAGGATCCGAAATGATTACATTAGGGGGTCTACTaaggtggtggaaatatcaaagaaagtgcaggaggggaggctgagatggtatggatacctgttgaggagagatgaggaccacgttggtagacatactatggggatggaggtccagggaagaagaagaggaagaccaagaaagagatggaaggactgtgtgaggggagacctgtgtgagaagggaattgatgaggcagaagcacaggatagaaatagatggaaatggCTCATCTGA